In a single window of the Ignavibacteria bacterium genome:
- a CDS encoding prepilin-type N-terminal cleavage/methylation domain-containing protein, whose protein sequence is MALLKKDIKNEQGFTIIETLTAIVILGLIMIFSAML, encoded by the coding sequence ATGGCTTTATTAAAAAAAGATATAAAAAACGAACAGGGCTTCACCATTATTGAGACTCTTACGGCTATCGTAATTCTGGGCCTCATTATGATTTTTTCTGCCATGCTA